From a region of the Tachypleus tridentatus isolate NWPU-2018 chromosome 1, ASM421037v1, whole genome shotgun sequence genome:
- the LOC143250312 gene encoding uncharacterized protein LOC143250312 isoform X1: MMYLIAVAVGILSTTHAVWLKEIVRENFLPTIPDGPPYLEQVTCKNNPCKNKGFCRDTPENALQTRRFYECLCQRNTCGLHCDIGTFELHASIQLRCSPDEGIIDTWDADSYLVTGCRNLCNKYADCKGINIKQYQDGSGYCSILKYDLNDETCVMDPMSEVGTEYWFERRTENC; the protein is encoded by the exons ATGATGTACCTGATCGCTGTTGCAGTTGGCATTCTCTCCACAACTCACGCTGTTTG gTTAAAGGAAATCGTTCGCGAGAATTTTCTTCCGACGATACCTGACGGTCCGCCATATTTG GAACAAGTAACGTGCAAAAACAACCCTTGTAAAAATAAAGGATTTTGTAGAGATACACCAGAGAACGCGCTACAAACACGAAGGTTCTACGAGTGTTTGTGTCAGCGTAACACGTGCGGTCTACACTGTGATATTG GAACATTTGAGCTTCATGCCAGTATTCAACTTAGGTGTAGTCCAGATGAAGGCATTATTGATACTTGGGATGCAGATTCATATTTAGTGACAGGATGTCGTAATCTGTGTAATAAATATGCAGATTGTAAGGgtataaacataaaacagtatcAAGACGGTTCTGGGTATTGTTCTATCCTGAAGTATGATCTGAACGATGAAACATGTGTAATGGATCCAATGTCCGAAGTTGGAACTGAATACTGGTTTGAGAGACGTACAGAAAACTGTTAA
- the LOC143250312 gene encoding uncharacterized protein LOC143250312 isoform X2 — protein sequence MLKEIVRENFLPTIPDGPPYLEQVTCKNNPCKNKGFCRDTPENALQTRRFYECLCQRNTCGLHCDIGTFELHASIQLRCSPDEGIIDTWDADSYLVTGCRNLCNKYADCKGINIKQYQDGSGYCSILKYDLNDETCVMDPMSEVGTEYWFERRTENC from the exons AT gTTAAAGGAAATCGTTCGCGAGAATTTTCTTCCGACGATACCTGACGGTCCGCCATATTTG GAACAAGTAACGTGCAAAAACAACCCTTGTAAAAATAAAGGATTTTGTAGAGATACACCAGAGAACGCGCTACAAACACGAAGGTTCTACGAGTGTTTGTGTCAGCGTAACACGTGCGGTCTACACTGTGATATTG GAACATTTGAGCTTCATGCCAGTATTCAACTTAGGTGTAGTCCAGATGAAGGCATTATTGATACTTGGGATGCAGATTCATATTTAGTGACAGGATGTCGTAATCTGTGTAATAAATATGCAGATTGTAAGGgtataaacataaaacagtatcAAGACGGTTCTGGGTATTGTTCTATCCTGAAGTATGATCTGAACGATGAAACATGTGTAATGGATCCAATGTCCGAAGTTGGAACTGAATACTGGTTTGAGAGACGTACAGAAAACTGTTAA
- the LOC143250358 gene encoding uncharacterized protein LOC143250358 yields MKSLVVLSALSIWIALATGLVKNIPEKTFTSYSDKLTCSDQPCKNGAKCLRAYRPPEHSQTYYCFCPSGFCGKNCENEQFIRYHGYQLKCLEDFPALMSISGTIDEIYEYCHQICWQTPECESINYITGPTGVGICYLYQKAPDTCEFQKINVTPSNRISYVADLKNLQC; encoded by the exons atgaaatctCTTGTTGTTTTGTCTGCGTTATCGATATGGATCGCACTGGCCACAGG gttAGTGAAGAATATTCCAGAAAAGACATTCACTTCGTACTCG GATAAGCTGACATGCTCTGATCAACCCTGTAAGAATGGTGCTAAATGTCTTAGAGCATACCGACCACCAGAACATTCACAGACGTACTATTGCTTCTGTCCGTCAGGGTTCTGTGGAAAAAATTGTGAAAACG aacagtttaTTCGATACCATGGTTACCAGTTGAAGTGCCTGGAAGACTTTCCAGCCTTGATGTCAATATCGGGAACTATAGATGAAATTTATGAATACTGCCATCAAATTTGCTGGCAAACACCTGAATGTGAAAGTATTAACTACATCACAGGACCAACAGGTGTCGGCATTTGTTATCTTTACCAAAAAGCACCTGATACGTGTGAGTTTCAGAAAATTAATGTTACGCCATCCAATAGGATTTCTTATGTTGCTGATTTGAAGAATTTGCAATGTTAA